The Fusarium poae strain DAOMC 252244 chromosome 2, whole genome shotgun sequence nucleotide sequence TACGGCTAATTTCAACATGTATGATCATGATACATAGTTCAACTCTGGACAAAAATATCAAAAGAATTGTGTTTTCACAAACGAGAATCTGCCATAAACTATCTTCCAACTCATCATCTCATGTTTGAACGACGCGACCAGGCAACAACAGACAAACAGACAGGCAAACAGTGGCAAACTGAAGGTAGCGAGTGACCCTGGATGTTATCTGTGACACCCACGGTAACTTGGATGTTTCACTTGGTCTCTTATTCTCGTTTCCAACAGACTATCCAAAGGTTAGGTAGTGTATGTGAAATAACAATAATGTCAACATCTTTGGCCTTTTGGCATGAACGAAATGGTTAGGTTGTTTTAGTTATGAGATTAGCCTTCTCAGGTGATCTTTGATGAATCGCGTCAGCTTGATCAGCTGTCTCACTTTGGTTCCCGCTCACCTCATTGAGGCCCAAGAGGCCATATTTTGTCTCGGATGAGATGACGTCACGACTGGGTTAAAGTGCCAACTCACCGCTTCTTATCCATCCAAATCATACCTAGTCTAGTCAAACTGGAtgaatttataaaatatagcgAAATAGAAGGAAAGGCCTCAAGATCCAGTCCAGGAGAAACTATGGTAGattctctttgtcttttgggATAGAGATGAAAGCCACACATCATTTTGCGGCTGCATGTCAGTTGTCAGTATCTTGCGAAATGAGACTTGCAGATATGGGGGTAACGACACACGTTAGCCACGTTTTGTAAAGAATTATATGCTGTACATGTAAAGAACAGGAAAAAggaattaataattatttctaTAATTCGTTATATTAATCACGTATGTTAGGGAAAATCTGCCCAAGTTGACATATTCTACAATTTAGAGACAATGCAGGGTAAGCGTACTACCATGTCAGAAAAGTCATCATTACTATTTATGGAATAGAGTCCCACTATGCTATCCACTAATCTCGTTGGACAAAGAACGATTAGTAATTTCGTTGATGAAACATCTAAATATTGAAGACGCGAAGATGTGGCTTGCGAAATACGTCGCGTCACTGGCCTTGGCGACAACAATTGGCCATGTTACGTGTCAGGAACAGAAACCATTGACAGATGGAATAACTTCCAAGCCATTCTTCACCCTCCGTGAGCAATCCTCCCATCTCTGCGATGCTGGGTCACGACAATGGACAGGTACTGTCAATGTCACGGCTGACAAGTCAATGTTCTTTTGTACGTATACACTGAAATATCCAAGTTGCGTAGTTAATGCTCCCAGGGTACTTTGAAAGTCGCAATAAACCCCAGACTGACCCTTTGTTACTGTGGATGAGCGGGTAAGTCATCATCTGCAACAAGCCAACCCTAGCTAATGCAGTCTTCCCAGTGGGCCTGGTGCAGCTGGAGAGATGGGTCTCTTCATGGGCAGTGGACCTTGTGTCGTCAATCGAGATGGGAATTCAACTCGTCGTTTAGAATATTCTTGGACCGATCATGCCAACGTTGTCTACATCGAGTGAGTACTCTTCCATTGACCTTGAGATTTAACTCACCCTTCTCAGTCAACCAGTAGGTGTTGGTTTCTCGGAAATCACAGATCGTGATGATATTGCTGTTAGCCTTGAACAAGGTGCTCGCGATGTGCACTCTTTCCTCTCAATCTTTTCTCAATACGTCTTTCCCGAACTCGGAGGTCGACCTTGGCATATCACTGGTGAATCAATGGGCGGCCATTACGTGACAGGCTACACACAACACATTGCCTCCCAAGAACAGAACAACGAGAGGCTCGGCGTTGAGCCACGCATCAACATCTCGTCTGCAATCATCGTGGATGGCTACATAGACGCAACGCGCCAGTTTCTCGGTTACTATGACTTTTTCTGCAAGGACTGGGCCAAAGATGGTCGCAAAGCGCCGCTGATGAATGATACAGCATGTTCTACCATGGCTGCAGCGATGCCAGAGTGTGAAAAACTGGCCATACGATGCCGGGAGTCTTATGACATTCCTGAGTGTAAAGCCGCTAATGAAGTCTGTGAAGAGACCATTGGCGAATATTTCCTGGATGGTGTCAAAAAAGGAGGCTGGGACCCCTACGATGGTGAGTACGCCTGTTTTGTCCCCTGTATGAATGGTGGAGAGAGCATAAAAGACGAAAACCATAAGGACGTGTACTGACTTTGGACTAGATCGACATCCTTGCGAAGAACCCCCCATGTGCTCTAATCTCGACCACGGACCTACATGGAAGTTTTTGAACCAACGTTGGGTTCAAGAAAAGCTTGGGTTCAAAAGCTTTCCCTTTGATCTAATCGATCTCGACACCAACAAGCGATGGGATCAGGCTGAAAACATTCATTTGCCTGTCACTCGAGAGTTGACCTGGATCTTGGACAACACCAACATATCAGTCCTCTTCATAAACGGCAATAATGACATTATCATGTGAGTTCTTGATAAAGATACAAAGGTCGACTTCAACGGCTAACAATCGCAGCAACACACCAGGACAAATGAGCGTGCTAGAAAACCAGCCATGGGGAGGACAGGAACTGTACCGCAACCTTAGATACAACCCCTGGCACTACGAGGATGGAGAATTAACGTCAAACACTGAGGGCTGGGACGCCAAAAGAGGAGGCTTCTGGAAGGGGAACAATCGTTTGGCACTTTATGCTGTTGATGAAGCGGGACACTTGTCGGCGCATCATCAGCCAGAGGCCATTGGGGCGATAGTACGGTCGTGGCTTCGCAGCCACCACGAATGAACAGCCGAGGATAATGTAAATTTGTCACCGACGGGTCGTCTAAAGTCTTGCTTGCTGTCTCCAGAACTCTCCTCGCGCCATATCTTCACTTCTGGCGTCTTCAATGATCATGTGTGCTGCCTTTTCCGCGATGGCGTACACTGTTGCTTGAATATGTGCACTGATCTGTAGAGGCATGATGCTTGCATCAACTACCCTTAGTCCCTTAACACCATAGACACGAAGCCTCTCGTCGACAACACCACCCTCGATGCCTGCACGTCCACCCATGGCACAAGTTCCGACAGGGTGCCAGTCAGTGATTGTATTCTGAGTGATCCATTCGTCCATGAGCTTGTCATCCATGTAAGCTGCGGCTGTGGGAGAGGCAGGTGCATGAATGATATTGGACAAAGGCTCTGTATTCACAATTTTCTGAACGAACTGCAGGCAATGCTTCATGACTTCCATGTCGAGTTTTCCGTGTGTATCTTCATAATACTTGGGATCGATATCAGGTGACTGCTCTGCCGGCGTGGATCCAGGGCGAGAAGGGCCGATATGGATGGAGCCAACACTAAAAGGATATTGAAGGATCTGTAGCATAGTCCCGTACTTCTTGCCCTCCTCACCTTGGAAATATGGGTTCCAATTTCCAAGGTCGAAGATGTACTCGATCTGGCCTAGTTTACAGTTACCATTCAGTCGATGAGCGAGAATGTCGTGTTTATCAGCGTCAAACTCAGAAACGTGGTCTGCGTCAGCATGTAGGGAGGAAAGAGTCTCTTTGGGAACGAAATGTGCCAGTGGCACGTAACAAAGGGACACAGGCAAAACAGTAAGGGGCCCGTCTGCAGTTTGAGCATATTGTTCACGTGCAGCTAAAGTAAGCTTTTCGTCTTTTTGCAAATCGTCACGGTTCGCGAGCGAAGGATCGACTTCAAAGATCGTCGCGAGCACTAAACAATCACGTCAGTCGATAGTACCCCATTAGAATGATGATACATACTGATGTGCTCCTGGAGATTCTCGCCCACATACGGACTCTCAACCTTGACAGGTACCCCGGCCCTCTCAAGAACTTCGGGATTTCCAATTCCTGAAAGCTCCAAGATCTGCGGTGACTTGACACTCCCAGCTGAAAGGATGATCTCCCGCGAAACGGAAACGGCATACTCTTCACCGTGATAGGCGAAAAGAACCCCAGTAGCTACCTTGTCTTCACTAATGATGATCTCGTTTACCGTTGCGTTGGTTAAGATGTGCAAGTTATGCGGGTGAGATGCACAGTAGTCCACTGCATAGGATCGACGAGCAGATGAGGGGTCAACAGCGTTGATGCACGTCCAGACACCGACGTTTGAGCCGCCGAGATGGGCAGCGTTGGTTTGAACGCCTAAACTATTGAGAGTGCGGTGCCAGAGGCTGTGTGAAGACGAGTAATCTGTCGGATAAGAGATTTGTATAGGGCCTGAATCACCCAAAGTGTCTGCATCATGAGATATCTCATGCTCGTTCTGGGTTTTTTGAGTCGGCGGATGAAACGTCTCGGACCGTTTGAAGAAAGGCCTTTGTAAATTAGCACAGCACTTTAATGATAATCCCCTTGAGGGTACTCACAAGAGACCATCCCATCCCCAACCCTCATTCCCCAAAGCCTCCCACGCATCATAATCATCCCTACTAGCGCGGTTCCAGGCCATGTAGTTCAGGGCGCTGGTCCCTCCCAGCACCTTTCCGCGGGGCCACGGAAGAACCCGACCACCAAGACCCTTCTGAGGTGTTGTTTCAAGCTGCCAATCATAGGATCCTCCTAAGGAACGGCCGTAGTGACCAGGGATATCAATGTCGGGATCATTTTGAACTACTCCTCCTGCTTCAATTACACCGATAGTGTATGACGCATTGGACTCGGCGAGTCTGGCAGCAACTGCAAGACCGGCTGTTCCGCCACCGACTATGATGAAATCGAAGGCAAGGTGACTGAATTCGTCGATGGTGCGGAGGGAGGGTATCATGGTGATAATCGTGGGGGAGGCTTTGCGGCTGAAGCTTTAGTTTGTTGCTCAATAAGCTACAGATAACAGTGTCTCAAAGCCTTTTTTATCGCCTAttgataggtaggtacggaGGAAACCGTGTCTGGGAAAGCAGAAAAAGCAAATCTGCAGGAACAACAATTGGTTTGTAAGCCAATCAGATATTCAAGCTCATTTAAGCACCTTGCTTTGGCAATTTCACAGAGATGAAGGTCGTTGGTGATGGAAAATGTCGGAAAATCTGAACCATCGGTGAGGCTTTTCTGTGCTTGCAGTTACGAATGTCCAAAGTGGAAGTTCAATAATTTGTACTAAAAAATGGTTGTTGATTGGTAGACGCTGTCAGGGATCTAAAGCCAGCCGTGAGATTAAACCGTTAGCTGAACTTAAACAATAGTCGGTCCAATGTCTGTGCAATTCGATGTCCAGAAATAAATTAATCaataaattaaagagaaaaagacccTGCGGAATCCAACTTGATGGGAAGATTCAGAGTTTAAGCGTAGGTAGACAAGATTCGGCAGCTGAGAGTCTAGAACTTGTACAAGGAGCTAGTCTAGAATCCGACAAGGAGCCGTTTGATCGTATGATGAGTCCCTTAAGCTTTTGCCCAGCCGGCACCCCCACGAAAGCTCCCAGTCTAACAGGGATCGGGAGCGGACCGAAGACAACTACAGTTGTTATCAGCACCTCAAAGTTCCCTCTTACGCATGTTTGGCCTTTCCGTCCCTTGCTCCCTTCATGCCGACCTAAGCGCCACGCCGCAGAATGATTGTTCTCGACGGCACATGTCAACGTTAGAACGCAGGGGAACAAAGTCTAATCATGCAGGCAGCTTGTTAGTTGGCGTTGTTTGTTGAAAGGAACGATCCTGAAATTTCGCAGCTGTCAAAATTACTAACAGAGTTTTCATGCTAAAGTTGACTGCTCAAGGATGGGCCTTGTCTTTACTTTTGCATGGTACGATTCGATGAGTTGAAAGGTGTGTCTTGCGGGCATTCGACTGTCGTCAGGGTATGGGTCCATGTTTGACCATGGCAGTAATAAACATGAGGGTAGATAGCAGCTCCAACCCAAATGGTTCAAGATCTTCTCTTCACACGTTCGGTTCATCTTTGTGACATTGACAAAGTATGCCAATCATTCTCTCAGCATGGAGTTTCTGCAGTCTTTGTTAATTGAGTCTTGGATACTATGGGTACTGGGACTCTTTATTGTGCTATGCCGCCTGTGAGTCTTCAACTTGTCTCAACTCAGTGTGATTACTCATTTATTACAGTGCATCGCGACGCTTAAAATTGGGGAGATGGAACCGCCTTGCCATTGAAGATTACCTCATGGTATTTGCGCTTGTGAGTATATAACGATCCAATCAACCAACAGTATGCTTATTGGGAACAGGTAAATTTCACAGGTGTTGTCGTCTCCATCAACGAAGTGGCAAAGAATGGCTCCAATTACATGGCTCCAGATGTCGCAGACAACCTTACGCCAGAGGAAAGGGACAAGGCTGTCTTTGGAAGCAAAATGACATTTGTTCTCGAGATCTTTGCTCTCACAGCTGTCTGGACGATCAAAGCTTGCCTACTCTTTCTCTACAACCGATTAACACAAGGAACGTCGATAAAGCAACGGTGGGCTGTGAGGTTTGTCGCGGCCTTCTGTGCAATCACTTatatcgtcgtcatcttttTGTTTGTCTTCTTTTGGTGTTCACCAACACCCGAATATTGGGCTGTACCAGTCAATCCCAACAAGAGTATGTCTTACGCAAAGAGTCATTGGTTTGTCTGACATGTCTCTAGTGCAATGCGCAACATACTATTCACATATGATCACTGCAACAGCATGCAACATTGCTAGCGATATCATGCTGATCCTGCTGCCTATTCCCATAGTCATAAATATCAGCCTTTCAAGGAAGAGGTATGTACATTCACCTGTGGCAGATACCGTGACTGACCGTAGCAGACGGGTCGGGCTGTGCTGTGTCTTTGGCCTTGGCCTATTCAATATCCTTGCTGCGGTTCTCAACCGATACTATAACTTCAGCAATCCCAACAGCTACGTCTTCCTTTACTGGTGAGTTTCAATTACCCGTCAAGCAACCCCTCTAATACCTTGATCAGGTACGTCGCAGAATCTGGCGTCGCGCTCTGGGTCGGCAACCTCCCTCTCTGCTGGCCTGTCCTACGTCTCGCTCTCGGTTCTAAAGGCGACTCCTCAAACCCCTCGTACCCGAATCCATCATATCGGAATTCCTCATACCAAGAAAACTCTGCTCGGCGAAGAACACACGCACGTAGTAAACCATCTGCATGGGCGAAGCTGGAAGACGAGCATGGCACGCGCACGGCTGAATCACCAGATCATGGAAGTCAGATTGAACTTGTAGAACAACGCGGCCAGAAGCCGTACTTTGTTGAGGCCAAGGTAAGTAGTGGCGGGGATACACTTGAGAAGGGGACTGATGGGCATATTACGGTTGAGACCAAGGTGGAAGTCAGCGAAGGTCGACTGTAGACTACATTTTCTTGTTACTTTTCATTTCACATCACCATAGTTTCAAACTAAGATACTGAGTATCGCAATTGAGAGTATTGCTTTTAAAAATAACGTGACAACCGAAATGCGCATCACCAAGTCCTGCGGGAGTACCAGCGATTCTCTAGCTCAATAAACTTTCAACGTGGGATTCCCGGTTCCGTTCCAACCGATCCTGACCACTTAAGTTAACCATTCAAGATTTAGTGCAGGCGAGTGTGGTTTCATTGCTGAAGACAACCTGCATGCGGCGTCAAGGATTATGGAGACCTAGGCCCTGCTGTCGTTAGGCCCTGGTTGAGTATTGGAATGTGAAATGGTTACTTGAGTGTATTAAAGGTTAAAGAACTAGATATATAAGAGgaactagatatattataaagactattaatagattaaataaataaagatctAAGATCTTAATATTTCCccttaagctaataataatctatttttattatctttatatagtatttattctttataatatttatttatatatatttttatataatatataatattattttaataaaacctagaaaatacttttataaataaaaaattaaaaaaaaaataatatatttatatatctatttaattaataataacctattaaagtataataatatatatttatatataaattcttttttataagctatatttaatatatatatataaatctagcttatatatatataataatattatttaatttataattaattaaataataaatatattataatactttaaagttataatatatttagtttttattaataagtttaaaagctaaatagaatttcttaaagacttattaaaaaagtctttttataaatctattaataatttaattaattattaaaatatattctatttatatattattattaataatttatttttaaatataatattattaaataataatatcttttattttataataaaattaaaagtttttaaatattataataatactttaattatctttatatataattatagtcttaatattattatattattaaatataataaaaaagtttatttataaaggtatatagctatattactttttttatagtttatatttatttaatatatttaattttaataaataataatataattattaattaatatcttaagctttaattaattactttatttttaatattaaagatatatttaaatattaaatattatattttaatattattagcttaatttaagtctatttattttataatattaataagagattttaaataataaaatttaaagtatattattcttttaagatattttaagatctttttaattattattatataaaatagttttaagttatttataaagtaattataaagtaatatattaaatataatatttaatttaatcttaagtattatatatataagtaatttaattactttaatatattatattttattatcttaagatatagtaaagtctttattaaatagtttaaaataaacctttaaattaattaagacttaaactattaaatagtttt carries:
- a CDS encoding hypothetical protein (SECRETED:SignalP(1-21)~MEROPS:MER0003541), whose amino-acid sequence is MWLAKYVASLALATTIGHVTCQEQKPLTDGITSKPFFTLREQSSHLCDAGSRQWTGTVNVTADKSMFFWYFESRNKPQTDPLLLWMSGGPGAAGEMGLFMGSGPCVVNRDGNSTRRLEYSWTDHANVVYIDQPVGVGFSEITDRDDIAVSLEQGARDVHSFLSIFSQYVFPELGGRPWHITGESMGGHYVTGYTQHIASQEQNNERLGVEPRINISSAIIVDGYIDATRQFLGYYDFFCKDWAKDGRKAPLMNDTACSTMAAAMPECEKLAIRCRESYDIPECKAANEVCEETIGEYFLDGVKKGGWDPYDDRHPCEEPPMCSNLDHGPTWKFLNQRWVQEKLGFKSFPFDLIDLDTNKRWDQAENIHLPVTRELTWILDNTNISVLFINGNNDIIINTPGQMSVLENQPWGGQELYRNLRYNPWHYEDGELTSNTEGWDAKRGGFWKGNNRLALYAVDEAGHLSAHHQPEAIGAIVRSWLRSHHE
- a CDS encoding hypothetical protein (CAZy:AA3_2~CAZy:AA3~CAZy:AA3_3), yielding MIPSLRTIDEFSHLAFDFIIVGGGTAGLAVAARLAESNASYTIGVIEAGGVVQNDPDIDIPGHYGRSLGGSYDWQLETTPQKGLGGRVLPWPRGKVLGGTSALNYMAWNRASRDDYDAWEALGNEGWGWDGLLPFFKRSETFHPPTQKTQNEHEISHDADTLGDSGPIQISYPTDYSSSHSLWHRTLNSLGVQTNAAHLGGSNVGVWTCINAVDPSSARRSYAVDYCASHPHNLHILTNATVNEIIISEDKVATGVLFAYHGEEYAVSVSREIILSAGSVKSPQILELSGIGNPEVLERAGVPVKVESPYVGENLQEHIMLATIFEVDPSLANRDDLQKDEKLTLAAREQYAQTADGPLTVLPVSLCYVPLAHFVPKETLSSLHADADHVSEFDADKHDILAHRLNGNCKLGQIEYIFDLGNWNPYFQGEEGKKYGTMLQILQYPFSVGSIHIGPSRPGSTPAEQSPDIDPKYYEDTHGKLDMEVMKHCLQFVQKIVNTEPLSNIIHAPASPTAAAYMDDKLMDEWITQNTITDWHPVGTCAMGGRAGIEGGVVDERLRVYGVKGLRVVDASIMPLQISAHIQATVYAIAEKAAHMIIEDARSEDMARGEFWRQQARL
- a CDS encoding hypothetical protein (TransMembrane:5 (o50-72i84-108o128-155i167-189o201-223i)), whose product is MVFALVNFTGVVVSINEVAKNGSNYMAPDVADNLTPEERDKAVFGSKMTFVLEIFALTAVWTIKACLLFLYNRLTQGTSIKQRWAVRFVAAFCAITYIVVIFLFVFFWCSPTPEYWAVPVNPNKMQCATYYSHMITATACNIASDIMLILLPIPIVINISLSRKRRVGLCCVFGLGLFNILAAVLNRYYNFSNPNSYVFLYWYVAESGVALWVGNLPLCWPVLRLALGSKGDSSNPSYPNPSYRNSSYQENSARRRTHARSKPSAWAKLEDEHGTRTAESPDHGSQIELVEQRGQKPYFVEAKVSSGGDTLEKGTDGHITVETKVEVSEGRL